From the unidentified bacterial endosymbiont genome, one window contains:
- a CDS encoding sensor domain-containing diguanylate cyclase produces MARHSRKLSFTRPIMVSFVGIMLSFILIAVFVTIMQRKDFIEYFHKINGNFTHNLAVNYTESILHENDYILGRAATFFARNNRLEATVSTNPAEGLQMLMYLQNLMPSVSSISLADTQGHYLRAPEVLPTEKSKTFDARIRPWFIGQAEASIFSRYTRPYTDYFTGHPTVTLFKPVLSPEGRLKGTLAFHLDLASMGFTLRQMVAPVQGEFFVVERDGAVVLHPDTGALFKSYVSEALMDKMTSGEGHLYDPQSQSWYYYYSFTNPDWFVIYRVSGATLTDITRHQTTIVGWGFALAAIIIILFGLYLRHASRTVLMNIINAIKTGDVNQAPRLEAMLSHTIKSNKEREMAYVRQATHDALTGCKNRRAFDSDVDELLKSHQPFALALVDIDNFKSINDTWGHVSGDIVLRNVAREGIKIMKPHDVSLYRYGGEEFAVIFQDELINSAHSLLETWRHAVRKREWREENLHVTFSAGLGEWRFEPLEQFVASVDAALYAAKQQGKNRIIHMPAH; encoded by the coding sequence ATGGCTCGTCACAGTAGAAAACTCTCTTTTACCCGGCCGATAATGGTCAGCTTCGTAGGGATCATGCTCAGCTTCATTCTGATCGCCGTGTTCGTTACGATAATGCAAAGAAAGGATTTTATTGAATATTTTCATAAGATTAACGGTAACTTCACCCATAATCTTGCGGTGAACTATACCGAATCAATTCTGCATGAAAATGACTATATCCTCGGTCGTGCGGCGACCTTCTTCGCACGCAATAACCGGCTCGAGGCCACGGTAAGCACTAACCCTGCAGAAGGGCTGCAGATGTTGATGTATTTGCAGAATCTGATGCCTTCCGTGTCGTCTATCTCTCTGGCCGACACGCAGGGCCATTATCTGCGCGCGCCGGAAGTGCTCCCGACGGAGAAGAGCAAAACTTTCGATGCCCGGATCCGTCCCTGGTTTATTGGGCAAGCTGAAGCCAGTATTTTCAGTCGCTATACCCGCCCCTATACGGACTATTTCACCGGGCATCCTACTGTTACCCTCTTCAAGCCCGTGCTTTCGCCAGAAGGACGATTAAAAGGCACCCTCGCCTTTCATCTTGATCTGGCATCAATGGGCTTTACCCTTCGTCAGATGGTGGCCCCGGTACAGGGTGAATTCTTTGTCGTCGAGCGCGATGGCGCCGTGGTGCTTCATCCCGATACGGGAGCACTCTTTAAATCCTACGTCAGTGAAGCGCTCATGGACAAAATGACCAGCGGCGAAGGTCATCTTTACGATCCGCAAAGCCAAAGCTGGTATTACTATTACTCTTTCACCAACCCGGACTGGTTTGTTATCTACCGGGTATCTGGCGCGACACTCACCGATATCACCCGCCATCAAACCACCATCGTCGGCTGGGGATTTGCCCTTGCGGCCATCATTATCATCCTGTTCGGTTTATACCTGCGCCATGCCTCGCGCACCGTGCTGATGAACATTATCAACGCCATTAAAACCGGGGACGTCAACCAGGCTCCGCGGCTTGAAGCGATGCTTAGCCATACTATCAAGTCGAACAAAGAGCGCGAGATGGCGTATGTGCGCCAGGCGACCCACGATGCGCTGACGGGGTGCAAAAACCGCCGCGCTTTCGATAGCGATGTTGATGAGCTGCTAAAAAGCCATCAGCCGTTCGCGCTGGCGCTGGTTGATATTGATAATTTCAAGTCGATCAACGACACCTGGGGCCACGTGAGCGGCGACATTGTCTTGCGTAACGTCGCGCGCGAGGGGATTAAGATAATGAAGCCACATGACGTCTCCCTTTACCGCTATGGGGGCGAAGAGTTCGCGGTAATCTTCCAGGATGAGCTGATAAATTCCGCCCATTCACTGCTCGAGACGTGGCGCCACGCCGTTAGAAAACGCGAATGGCGGGAAGAAAACCTCCACGTGACCTTTAGCGCGGGGCTGGGTGAGTGGCGCTTCGAACCTCTGGAACAGTTCGTGGCAAGCGTTGATGCCGCTCTTTACGCGGCAAAACAGCAGGGAAAAAACCGTATTATTCATATGCCCGCCCACTAA
- a CDS encoding PTS sugar transporter subunit IIB, whose product MKNIVLCCAAGMSTSMLVQRMKDAAQKKGVEVTIKAVPVAEFKDNLATADIVLLGPQVKYELAKLQAQAEPLGKKVVVIDMMDYGMMKGDVVLEKALKLLE is encoded by the coding sequence ATGAAGAACATCGTTTTATGCTGTGCAGCAGGGATGTCAACCAGCATGCTGGTACAACGCATGAAAGACGCCGCGCAGAAAAAAGGGGTTGAAGTAACCATTAAAGCCGTTCCGGTCGCGGAGTTTAAAGACAACCTCGCGACGGCAGACATCGTATTGCTGGGGCCACAGGTTAAATACGAGCTGGCAAAACTGCAAGCGCAGGCCGAGCCGCTGGGTAAAAAAGTCGTGGTGATCGATATGATGGATTACGGCATGATGAAAGGTGATGTCGTTCTCGAAAAAGCCCTCAAACTGCTGGAGTAG
- a CDS encoding PTS lactose/cellobiose transporter subunit IIA, with amino-acid sequence MEDLETTIMELLVNAGAARSAALTALQMARKGEFEEAEKAMEESREFVKHAHVIQTQLIGFDEGTGKLPVNLITVHSQDHLMNAMVIQDLAGDMIELYRRIPLIN; translated from the coding sequence ATGGAAGATTTAGAAACAACGATTATGGAGCTGCTGGTTAACGCGGGTGCGGCCCGTAGCGCAGCCCTCACGGCGTTGCAGATGGCCCGTAAAGGTGAATTTGAAGAAGCGGAAAAAGCGATGGAAGAGTCGCGCGAATTCGTGAAGCATGCGCACGTCATTCAGACCCAGCTCATTGGCTTTGACGAAGGAACAGGGAAACTACCGGTTAACCTGATTACCGTTCATTCACAGGATCACCTGATGAACGCGATGGTCATTCAGGATCTGGCGGGCGATATGATTGAGCTTTATCGCCGGATCCCGCTGATTAACTAA
- the rpoC gene encoding DNA-directed RNA polymerase subunit beta': MKDLLKFLKAQTKTEEFDAIKIALASPDMIRSWSFGEVKKPETINYRTFKPERDGLFCARIFGPVKDYECLCGKYKRLKHRGVICEKCGVEVTQTKVRRERMGHIELASPTAHIWFLKSLPSRIGLLLDMPLRDIERVLYFESYVVIEGGMTNLERHQILTEEQYLDALEEFGDEFDAKMGAEAIQALLKSMDLEQECEQLREELNETNSETKRKKLTKRIKLLEAFVQSGNKPEWMILTVLPVLPPDLRPLVPLDGGRFATSDLNDLYRRVINRNNRLKRLLDLAAPDIIVRNEKRMLQEAVDALLDNGRRGRAITGSNKRPLKSLADMIKGKQGRFRQNLLGKRVDYSGRSVITVGPYLRLHQCGLPKKMALELFKPFIYGKLELRGLATTIKAAKKMVEREEAVVWDILDEVIREHPVLLNRAPTLHRLGIQAFEPVLIEGKAIQLHPLVCAAYNADFDGDQMAVHVPLTLEAQLEARALMMSTNNILSPANGEPIIVPSQDVVLGLYYMTRDCVNAKGEGMVLTGPKEAERIYRAGLASLHARVKVRITEYEKEANGEFVATTSLKDTTIGRAILWMIVPKGLPFSIVNQALGKKAISKMLNTCYRILGLKPTVIFADQTMYTGFAYAARSGASVGIDDMVIPEKKHEIISEAEAEVAEIQEQFQSGLVTAGERYNKVIDIWAAANDRVSKAMMDNLQTETVINRDGVEEQQVSFNSIYMMADSGARGSAAQIRQLAGMRGLMAKPDGSIIETPITANFREGLNVLQYFISTHGARKGLADTALKTANSGYLTRRLVDVAQDLVVTEDDCGTLEGITMTPVIEGGDVKEPLRDRVLGRVTAEDILKPGTADILVPRNTLLHEHWCDLLEANSVDSVKVRSVVSCDTDFGVCAHCYGRDLARGHIINKGEAIGVIAAQSIGEPGTQLTMRTFHIGGAASRAAAESSIQVKNKGSIKLINAKSVINSTGKLVVTSRNTELKLIDEFGRTKESYKVPYGAVMAKGDGEQVAGGETVANWDPHTMPVITEVSGFIRFTDMLDGQTITRQTDELTGLSSLVVLDSAERTAGGKDLRPALKIIDANGNDVLIPGTDMPAQYFLPGKAIVQLEDGVQISAGDTLARIPQESGGTKDITGGLPRVADLFEARRPKEPAILAEISGIISFGKETKGKRRLVITPLDGSDPYEEMIPKWRQLNVFEGERVERGDVVSDGPEAPHDILRLRGVHAVTRYITNEVQDVYRLQGVKINDKHIEVIVRQMLRKATIESAGSSDFLEGEQVEYSRVKIANRELEANGKNSATFARDLLGITKASLATESFISAASFQETTRVLTEAAVAGKRDELRGLKENVIVGRLIPAGTGYAYHQDRMRRRAAGEQPAAPQVTAEDASASLAELLNAGLGGSDND, from the coding sequence GTGAAAGATTTATTAAAGTTTCTGAAAGCGCAGACTAAAACCGAAGAGTTTGATGCGATCAAAATTGCTCTGGCTTCGCCAGACATGATCCGTTCATGGTCTTTCGGTGAAGTTAAAAAGCCGGAAACCATTAACTACCGTACGTTCAAACCTGAGCGTGACGGCCTTTTCTGTGCGCGTATTTTCGGGCCAGTAAAAGACTATGAGTGCCTGTGCGGTAAGTACAAGCGCCTGAAACACCGTGGTGTGATCTGTGAGAAGTGCGGCGTCGAAGTGACCCAGACCAAAGTGCGCCGTGAGCGCATGGGCCACATCGAGCTGGCGTCTCCTACTGCTCACATCTGGTTCCTGAAATCTCTGCCGTCCCGTATCGGTCTGCTGCTGGATATGCCGCTGCGCGATATCGAACGTGTTCTGTACTTCGAATCTTATGTGGTTATCGAAGGCGGTATGACGAACCTGGAACGCCACCAGATTCTGACCGAAGAACAGTACCTGGATGCGCTGGAAGAGTTCGGTGACGAATTTGACGCGAAGATGGGTGCGGAAGCTATTCAGGCCCTGCTGAAAAGCATGGATCTGGAGCAAGAGTGCGAGCAGCTGCGTGAAGAGCTGAACGAAACGAACTCCGAAACCAAGCGTAAAAAACTGACCAAGCGTATCAAACTGCTGGAAGCGTTCGTTCAGTCTGGTAACAAACCAGAGTGGATGATCCTGACCGTTCTGCCGGTTCTGCCGCCAGATCTGCGTCCGCTGGTTCCGCTGGATGGTGGTCGTTTCGCGACGTCTGACCTGAACGATCTGTATCGTCGCGTTATTAACCGTAACAACCGTTTGAAACGTCTGCTGGATCTGGCTGCGCCGGACATCATCGTACGCAACGAAAAACGTATGCTGCAGGAAGCGGTTGACGCCCTGCTGGATAACGGTCGTCGCGGTCGTGCGATCACTGGTTCTAACAAACGTCCTCTGAAATCTTTGGCCGACATGATCAAAGGTAAGCAGGGTCGTTTCCGTCAGAACCTGCTCGGTAAGCGTGTTGACTACTCCGGTCGTTCTGTTATCACCGTAGGTCCATACCTGCGTCTGCATCAGTGCGGTCTGCCGAAAAAAATGGCGCTGGAGCTGTTCAAACCGTTCATCTACGGCAAGCTGGAACTGCGTGGCCTCGCCACCACCATCAAAGCTGCTAAGAAAATGGTTGAGCGTGAAGAAGCTGTCGTTTGGGATATCCTGGACGAAGTGATCCGCGAACACCCGGTACTGCTGAACCGTGCGCCAACGCTGCACCGTCTGGGTATCCAGGCTTTTGAGCCCGTACTGATCGAAGGTAAAGCTATCCAGCTGCACCCGCTGGTTTGTGCGGCTTATAACGCCGACTTCGATGGTGACCAGATGGCAGTTCACGTACCGCTGACGCTGGAAGCCCAGCTGGAAGCGCGCGCGCTGATGATGTCTACCAACAACATCCTGTCTCCAGCGAACGGCGAACCTATCATCGTTCCTTCTCAGGACGTTGTATTGGGTCTGTACTACATGACCCGTGACTGTGTTAACGCCAAAGGCGAAGGCATGGTGCTGACGGGGCCGAAAGAAGCTGAGCGTATTTACCGTGCTGGTCTGGCCTCTCTGCATGCGCGCGTTAAAGTACGTATCACTGAATACGAAAAAGAGGCTAACGGCGAATTCGTTGCGACAACCAGCCTGAAAGACACGACCATCGGCCGTGCTATTTTGTGGATGATCGTACCGAAAGGTCTGCCTTTCTCCATCGTCAACCAGGCGCTGGGCAAGAAGGCTATCTCCAAAATGCTGAACACCTGTTACCGCATTTTGGGCCTGAAGCCGACCGTTATCTTCGCTGACCAGACAATGTACACCGGCTTTGCGTATGCAGCGCGTTCAGGTGCCTCTGTTGGTATTGATGACATGGTCATCCCAGAGAAGAAACACGAGATCATCTCTGAAGCGGAAGCCGAAGTTGCTGAGATCCAGGAGCAGTTCCAGTCTGGTCTGGTTACCGCGGGTGAACGCTATAACAAAGTTATCGATATCTGGGCTGCGGCAAACGATCGTGTATCTAAAGCGATGATGGACAACCTGCAAACCGAAACCGTGATTAACCGTGACGGCGTAGAAGAGCAGCAGGTTTCTTTCAATAGCATCTACATGATGGCCGACTCCGGTGCGCGTGGTTCTGCAGCGCAGATCCGTCAGCTGGCAGGTATGCGTGGTCTGATGGCGAAGCCAGATGGTTCCATCATCGAGACGCCAATCACCGCGAACTTCCGTGAAGGCCTGAACGTACTCCAGTACTTCATCTCCACGCACGGTGCGCGTAAAGGTCTGGCGGATACCGCACTGAAAACGGCGAACTCCGGTTATCTGACGCGTCGTCTGGTTGACGTGGCGCAGGATCTGGTTGTTACCGAAGACGATTGTGGCACCCTCGAAGGTATCACCATGACCCCGGTTATCGAGGGCGGTGATGTTAAAGAGCCGCTGCGCGATCGCGTTCTGGGTCGTGTTACTGCGGAAGATATTCTGAAGCCGGGTACGGCAGACATTCTGGTTCCACGTAACACGCTGCTGCACGAGCACTGGTGTGACCTGCTGGAAGCGAACTCTGTTGACTCAGTGAAAGTACGTTCCGTTGTATCCTGTGACACCGACTTTGGTGTATGTGCGCACTGCTACGGTCGTGACCTGGCGCGTGGCCACATCATTAACAAAGGTGAAGCTATCGGCGTTATCGCGGCACAGTCCATCGGTGAGCCGGGTACACAGCTGACGATGCGTACGTTCCACATCGGTGGTGCGGCATCGCGTGCGGCTGCTGAGTCCAGCATCCAGGTGAAAAACAAAGGTAGCATTAAGCTCATCAACGCGAAGTCTGTTATTAACTCTACAGGCAAGCTGGTTGTGACCTCTCGTAACACCGAGCTGAAGCTGATCGACGAATTCGGTCGTACCAAAGAGAGCTATAAAGTGCCTTACGGCGCAGTAATGGCTAAAGGTGATGGTGAGCAGGTTGCCGGCGGTGAAACCGTTGCAAACTGGGATCCGCACACCATGCCGGTCATCACCGAAGTGAGTGGTTTCATCCGCTTTACTGACATGCTTGACGGCCAGACCATTACTCGTCAGACCGACGAACTGACCGGTCTGTCTTCTCTGGTGGTTCTGGATTCTGCAGAGCGTACTGCGGGTGGTAAAGATCTGCGTCCGGCCCTGAAAATCATTGATGCCAACGGTAATGACGTTCTGATCCCAGGCACCGATATGCCTGCTCAGTACTTCCTGCCGGGTAAAGCGATTGTTCAGCTGGAAGATGGCGTTCAGATCAGTGCGGGTGATACCCTGGCACGTATTCCTCAGGAATCCGGCGGTACCAAGGACATCACCGGTGGTCTGCCGCGCGTTGCGGATCTCTTCGAAGCACGTCGTCCGAAAGAGCCTGCAATTCTGGCGGAAATCAGCGGTATCATCTCCTTCGGTAAAGAGACCAAAGGAAAACGTCGTCTGGTTATCACCCCGTTAGACGGTAGTGATCCGTACGAAGAGATGATTCCTAAGTGGCGTCAGCTCAACGTGTTCGAAGGCGAACGTGTAGAGCGTGGTGACGTGGTTTCCGATGGTCCAGAAGCGCCGCACGACATTCTGCGTCTTCGTGGCGTGCATGCGGTAACGCGTTACATCACCAACGAAGTACAGGACGTTTACCGTCTGCAGGGCGTTAAGATTAACGATAAGCACATCGAAGTTATCGTTCGTCAGATGCTGCGTAAAGCAACCATTGAAAGCGCGGGCAGTTCCGACTTCCTGGAAGGCGAACAGGTTGAATACTCACGCGTTAAGATCGCTAACCGCGAGCTTGAAGCGAACGGCAAAAACAGTGCGACCTTCGCACGCGATTTGCTGGGTATCACCAAAGCGTCTCTGGCAACCGAGTCCTTCATCTCTGCTGCATCGTTCCAGGAAACAACGCGTGTCCTGACCGAAGCCGCTGTTGCAGGTAAACGTGATGAACTGCGCGGTCTGAAAGAGAACGTTATCGTGGGTCGTTTGATCCCGGCAGGTACCGGTTATGCGTACCACCAGGATCGCATGCGTCGTCGTGCAGCGGGCGAACAGCCAGCCGCACCGCAGGTGACTGCTGAAGATGCATCCGCGAGCCTGGCAGAACTGCTGAACGCAGGTCTGGGCGGTTCCGACAACGATTAG